A region from the Cuculus canorus isolate bCucCan1 chromosome 14, bCucCan1.pri, whole genome shotgun sequence genome encodes:
- the MRPL22 gene encoding 39S ribosomal protein L22, mitochondrial isoform X2 has translation MWYLAKLIKGMSIDQALAQLEFNDKKGAKVIKEVLLEAQEIAVRNHNVEFKSNLHIAESMTGRGRYVKRIRYHGKGMFGIMKLSRCHYFVKLVEGPPPPPEPPRTGFDQAKEYVQHLRSRTLVNTL, from the exons ATGTGGTATCTGGCAAAACTG ATAAAAGGAATGTCCATTGATCAGGCTCTTGCTCAGCTGGAATTTAATGATAAAAAGGGAGCAAAGGTGATCAAAGAG GTTCTGTTAGAAGCGCAGGAAATAGCAGTAAGAAATCACAATGTGGAATTCAAATCAAATTTGCATAtag ctgagTCAATGACTGGCAGAGGCCGCTATGTGAAGCGGATTCGTTACCATGGCAAAGGCATGTTTGGAATCATGAAACTCTCCAGGTGCCATTACTTTGTGAAGTTGGTGGaaggtcctcctcctcctccagagccACCAAGGACTGGTTTTGACCAAGCAAAAGAATATGTGCAGCATCTGCGAAGTAGAACCCTTGTTAATACACTGTGA